Within the Streptosporangium album genome, the region CTCCATGGCTACGAGGCGGCCGGCCACGGCCTGGAGAGCGGCAAGCACGCCCTCACGCTCACCGAGGGTTCCATCGGGGTCCTGCACGGCTCGCGCACCTACGTCCTGCAGGACGACGAGGGCCAGACGATCGAGTCCCACTCGATCTCCGCCGGCCTCGACTATCCGGGCGTCGGTCCCGAGCACGCCTGGCTCAAGGACACCGGCCGCGCCTCCTACCACGGAATCACCGACGCCGAGGCGATGGAGGCCTTCGCGCTGCTCGCCCGCACCGAGGGCATCATCCCGGCGATCGAGTCCTCCCACGCGCTCGCCGGCGCACTCAAGCTCGGCCGCGAGATGGGCCCCGAGGCGACCATCCTGGTCAATCTCTCGGGCCGTGGTGACAAGGACATGGGCACCGCCATGAAGTACTTCAACCTCTGACGACCGCTTGCTTCCCCTCCGGCGTGGCCGGAGGGGACTAAAAGGCCCGAACCGCAACGGAACCCAAGATGACGACTCTTCAGACGGTGTTCGCCAAGGCGAAGGCGGATGATCGTGCCGCCCTCATCGGCTACCTGCCGGCCGGATTCCCCACGAAGGACGGCGCGATCAAGGCCGCCGCCGCCATGGTGGAGGCGGGCTGCGACGTGATCGAGATCGGCCTCCCTTACTCCGATCCGCTCATGGACGGCCCGACGATCCAGGACGCCGTGCACCGGTCGCTGACCAACGGCACCCGCATCGCCGACGTGCTGCGCACCGTCGAGGGTGTGGCCCGGACGGGCGCCGCCACGCTGGTCATGACCTACTGGAATCCGATCGACCGCTACGGCGCCGACCGGTTCGCCCGTGACCTGGCGAACGCGGGCGGGGTGGGCACCATCACCCCCGATCTGACCCCGGAGGAGTCCGAGCCCTGGCGTGCGGCCTCCTCCGCTGCCGGGATCGACACCGTCTTCCTGGTCGCGCCGAGCTCTCCGGAGAGCCGCATCAAGGCCGTCGTCGACTGTTGCACCGGTTTCGTCTACGCGGCCTCGCTGATGGGCGTCACCGGCGCCCGTGAGTCGGTCGGCGAGGCCGCTCAGGGGCTGGTGGAGCGGACCCGTCTGCAGACCGACAGGCCGATCTGCGTCGGGCTGGGTGTGGGCACCGGCAAGCAGGCGGCCGAGGTGGCCCGCTACGCCGACGGCGTCATCGTGGGCTCGGCGTTCATCCGCCGTCTCCTGGACGCCCCCGACGAGGCCTCCGGCCTGGCGGCGGTCCGCGAGCTGGGCGCCGAGCTGGCGGCGGGCGTCAGAGGCTAAACCTCCGCCCTGTGATGCGGCCGTCCGATGGGATGGTCGCATCCTCGTTTCCCGTCGTCTTGAATGTGGCTCCGCCGTGTGCCGTACGGCAGGGCGAAGGTGCCGTCTGACCCTACTGGAGCGGTAGTTCGCCGTAGGATGCTGCCTGCTGTGCCGGGCCTCACCTGCGTGTTTCCGGTAGGGCGACCCTCCGGTTTCCTGTCCGGTAAATAACTTATTCGACGCTTATCTAGCTCGTGATGGGGTTTTCTCCAGATATACCCGTATCCGTGGGGGTATGTCATAAATGGGGGCCCGGAATAGGAGACGATGGTGCTCGTGACTTCTGACAAGCCCGTGCTTCGTCGGTCGCGTTCGGCGAGTTCGGCGCTACCCTGGGTGACGACCGTCTCCCGGCTGGTGCTGGCGGGCGTCCTGATCTTCGCCGGCTGGGGAAAGATCGGCACCCCTGTGCTGTCCGTACAGTCGGTCAAGGCATACGAACTGCTTCCGGACTCGCTCGCCACGGTGGTCGGCTACGGCCTGCCCATCCTGGAGATCGTCATAGGGGTGTTGCTGGTTGTCGGGCTGCTCAGCCGTGTGGCGGGCATCGTCTCCGCGCTGCTCATGCTGGCGTTCGTCATCGGCATCGCCTCGGTGTGGGCGCGCGGGCTGCGGATCGACTGCGGCTGCTTCGGTGGCGGCGGTCAGCTCAAGGCCGGGGTGGAGCCCGACTACCTCATCGACATCCTGCGGGACTCCGGTCTCTTCGTGCTCGGTGTCGTCGTCGCCTGGCTGCCGCCGGGACGCTTCGCTCTGGACTCCGCGCTGGGGCTGGCCCCCGAGCAGCGGTCGCATGACGACGATGACGACATCGAGGGCGACGACGAGAAACCCTACGAAAAGGAGAACCACTGATGGGCAAGGCCGCGCGGGATCAGTCGGCGCGTGACCGAATCAAGGCGCAGCGCGAGGAGCAGCGGCAGAAGGAGCGGCTCCGGCGCATCGTGACGATCACGGCGGTGGCGGTCGTCGCGCTCGGTGCCGTCGGGGCCGGCTGGTGGTACGCCGCCCAGGGGAGCAAGTCCGAGCAGGTCGCCGAGGCGTTGGCGCCGATCACCGTCGCCGCCGACGGCTCCGTGGTGATGGCCAAGCCGGGTGTGGAGAAGCCCGTGCTGGACGTCTACGAGGACTTCCAGTGTCCCGCCTGCAAGGCGCTGGAGGAGACCAGCGGCGCCACGATCAAGAACCTGGCCGCCGAGGGCAGGGCAAAGGTGGTCTACCACTCGATCACGATCTTCCCTCAGGAGATGAACAAGGGCGTGACCCGCGCTAACTCCGTCCGCGCCGGAGCGGCCTCCCGCTGCATCCCCGGTGGCGCCCCGTGGGCCAAATACCACGACAGACTGTTCAAGGAGCAGCCGTCGGAGACGGTCGAGGGCTTCAAGATCGAGGACCTGGTCGCCTGGGGCAAGGACGCGGGGGTCACCACTCCAGGCTTCGACACCTGCGTGACCAAGCAGGAGAAGGCCGCCCAGCACATCGAATACAGCACCAAGGTCCTGGAGTCGGCGAAGCTCAAGGGCACCCCGACGCTGAAGCTCAACGGCACCGAGGTGGACAACGACGTCGCTTTCAAACCGGGCGATCTGCGCAAGGCCGTCCTTGATGCGGCCAAGTAGCCCGGGACACGGTAACGTCACCTGACATGCCCCTCGCCTCGATTCCCAGTCCCTCCCAGGGGGTCTGGTACCTCGGCGTGGTCCCCATCAGGGCCTACGCATTGTGCATCGTGCTCGGTGTCATCGTGGCCGTCATCATCGGTGAGCGCCGCTGGCGCGCCCGTGGTGGCGCGCCCGGCACCATCGTGGACCTCGCAGTCTGGGCCGTGCCGTTCGGCCTGGTCGGCGGGCGTCTCTACCACGTCATCACCGACTGGCAGCTCTACTTCGGGCCGGACGCGCCGAACAGGCCCATTGAGGCGCTGTTCATCTGGAACGGCGGGCTGGGCATCTGGGGTGCCGTCGCGCTCGGCGCCCTGGGCGTGTGGTTCGGCTGCCGCAGCCGGGGACTCTCCCTGTCCGCGGTGGCCGACACCGTGGCCCCCGCCATCGTCGTCGCCCAGGCCATCGGCCGCTGGGGCAACTACTTCAACCAGGAGCTGTTCGGCAGCCCGACCGACCTGCCGTGGGGCCTGGAGATCGACCCCGACCGGCCGGGCACGGTGGCGGGCGTGTCGACCTACCACCCCACGTTCCTGTACGAGTCGATCTGGGACCTGGGCCTGGCCCTCGTCCTGATCTGGGCCGGTCGCAAGCTCGCGCTCCGTCACGGCCGGGTGTTCGCCCTCTACGTCGCGGGCTACACCCTGGGCCGGTTCTGGATCGAGGGCCTGCGGATCGACGCCGCCCACCACATCCTCGGCCTGCGGCTCAACCAGTGGACCTCGATCATCCTGTTCGTCGCGGCGCTGGCCTACTTCTGGTACGCCGGAAGGAAGACCGGCGAGGAGTCCGTCGGCGCCACCCCGGAGCTCGCGCCGGACGGTGAGGACGCCGTCGATCCGGCGCACCCGTCTGACCAGGCCGACGAGGCCGAGAAGGACGAGCACGACGATGGACCGGGCAGGGCCGCGGCCTCCCAGGAGGAGATCACGCCGCACACCGTATCCGGGGGAGAGAAAGAGAAGCGGTAGCCGATGAGCACAGGCGGGTCCAGCGGACGCGCGGAGATCCATCACGCACACCGTGACGTCAACGGCGGCTGGCTGCGGCCGTCGGTGTTCGGTGCGATGGACGGGCTGGTCTCCAACTTCGCCCTGATCGCGGGTGTCGCCGGCGGCACGGCCAGCACCAAGGTCATCGTGCTGGCCGGGATGGCCGGGCTTGCCGCGGGCGCGTTCTCCATGGCCGGCGGTGAGTACGTCTCGGTGGCCAGTCAGCGGGAGCTCGCCATGGCCGAGATCGACATCGAGCGGCGCGAGCTCCAGCGCAACCCCGAATCCGAGCAGGAGGAGCTCGCCAAGCTCTACGAGTCGCGCGGCGTCGATCCCGACCTGGCGGCCGAGGTGGCCAGGCAGATCTCCCGCGACCCCGAGAAGGCGCTGGAGGTGCACGCCCTGGCCGAGCTCGGGGTCACCCCGGACGACCTGCCCTCGCCCAGGACCGCCGCCGTCTCGTCGTTCCTGTCCTTCGGCGTGGGCGCGGTCCTGCCGCTCCTGCCCTATCTGCTGGGGGTCACCAGCCTGGTGAGCTCGGCGGTGATCTCCTGCGTGGCCCTGTTCGGCGCGGGGGCGCTCGTCTCCCGGGTCACCGCGCGCAGCTGGTGGTACAGCGGGCTGCGCCAGCTCGTCGTCGGCGTGGTCGCGGCGAGTCTGACCTTCGCCCTCGGTCATCTGCTGGGAGGGGGTGGGCTGTGATGGGCACCCCTGCCCGCAAGCGCCGCCGCACCCCGGCCAAGGAGCAGACCTGGAGCATCCCCCGGCTGGAGGAGTGGGGGCTGAGCCGGGGCCAGCAGCGGCTGCTCGTGATCATCGCGTCGGTGGCCGGCGTGCTGGTCGCCGCGGTCGTCCTGACCTTCGTCGTCGGCTCGCTGGGCAACGACTTCGTGCCCCAGCGGGCCACCGCCGCGGCCATCTCCACCCAGCCACGGCCGGACGCCTACAAGGGCTGGGTCTCGCCGAAGCTGTTTGCGCCGATCGCGCAGAGCAAGGCCGACCCGGCCCCGCTGACCCTGAAGGACATCTTCGCCGAGAGGGTCCTCAAGGAGGGCAAGATCACCCTGAAGCTGGCGGCGGGCACCAAGCTGGACGCCGACTGCTCGGTGGCGGTCTGGGGACAGGGCCTGGTCGACCAGCTCGCCCAGTCCGGCTGCACCCAGGCGGCCCGGGGCGTCTACGCCAGCGCCGACGGCCGCTACGTCGCCCAGTACACCCTGCTGAACCTGCGTGACACCGCCTCCGCCGACGCCCTCGTCCAGTCCCTGACGGCCCTGCACCGGGGCGGCTGGACCAATCCGCTGGAGTCGGGCAGGGCGCGTTTCCCGGCCGATGGCTACACCGAGGCCAGCGGTCATGCCATGGGCCACTACGCGGGCCTGGTCTGGATCGGCCGGACCGACGGCGCCGAACCGGGGCCCAAGGACGACTTCGTCTCCCTGTCCCTGGCGGTCCGCGGTGCGGAGAAGGTGGTGTTCCGCCGCGTCGTCGCGGCCACTCCCCCCTCCTAGACCTGCGCGACACCAGCGGTCGCAGTAGGCTCATCGGTCATGCGCAAGTGGATCGCCGTCGCCGCCGTGCTGGTCGTCGTCATCGCGGGGGCGGCGTTCCTCCTGCTAGGGGGCGACGGGGACGCCCCGCGCCCGGCCGCCTTCCGGAGCGAGCCGACCACGGCACACTACGCACCGATCGCCACCCGCGCCGCCGACCCCGAGCCGCTGACCGAGGCGGAGATGTTCCCCGGCGGATCGGTGACCTCGGGCCAGACCACGCTCGCGAGCAAGGAGACCGAGACGATCACCGACTGCGCCTCGGTGGTGTGGGGGAGCGCCGAGGACGCGGTGACGGGCTGCACCCAGGTGCTGCGGGCCCGCTACGCCTCCCCGGACGACAGGGTCTCCGGGCAGTTCCTCATCTTCAACCTGGCCGACTCCGCCGCGGCGGACAGGCTTGTGACCGCTCTCAGAGACGGCGGTTTCGTACGGCCGGCTCCCGGCACCCCCGCCGGTTTCGACGCCTCCCGCAGCTGGGCGCAGGCGCGGGCGCTGGGACACTACGTCACCGTGAGCTGGGTCGCCCCGGTGGGGCGCGCGAGCCGGGTGGACCTCACCTACCCGCAGGTCGCGGTGGACAGCCTCAGCCTGGTGATCCAGCGGCGTCTGCTGCGGTGAGGGAGGCCGTCACCGCGGCGGGGAGCTCCTCCAGGCGGTGGGCGGGCAGTTCGAGGACGGTGACGTCGTCGGCCCAGGGCGCGACGTCGGTGACGAGCGCCCTGGCCTGCTTCTTGGTCAGGTCTCCCCGGGCCTTGATGAGCCCCTCACGCCAGGTGTTGGCGAGCTTGCCGTGGGCGTTGTCCAGGATGCGGCGCAGGATCCGCCCGGAGTCCGTCGCCGGGGGCGGCAGCCGTACGGCATGGACCGTCGCGCCCTCGGCGGTCAGCTCGTAGACCGCCGACAGCGGGCCGGTGGTGAGGCCCTGCGGCGGTCCGGCCAGGGTGAGGAGGACGTGCTGGGCGCGGGTGGCCAGCAGAAGCCGGGGGAGCGCCGCCTCCAGACCGGCCGGTACGGCTATCGCCACTCTGGCGGGGTCGCTGGCGTAGGGCTTGGCGAGCCAGGTCGTCAGGCGAGCCCGGGGCGTCTTGGGGAGCAGGTCCTTCGGCCAGTCGCCGACGAGCACGCCGGGGGCGTCCGAGGCCTGGCCGAGGGCGGCCAGCGTGGGGGAGGCCGGGGCTGCGGACTCGACGGACTGGGGGCCGTGGGTGTAGATGGCGGCGCCGAAGCCGTCGACGCGGGCCGCCACGGCGGGCCAGGTCTTGGTGGTGGGGCGCAGGATGTAGAGGTCGGCGGCCGAACCGATGGCCTCGGCGCCGTGGTAGCGGTTGAAGTCGGGATAGATCGCCTCGTTGACGAGGTTGAGCTGGGACAGGGCGTGCTGCACCTTGAAAGCGAGGGCCGGGGTGCGTTCGCTGGCCCCGTAGGCCAGCAGGATCCTGCCCCGCTCGCGGTCGCGGAGCCCCTCCACGGCGCGGGCGGTGAACAGCCCGACGCCCTCGGGGGTGTAGGGCGGATCGGTCAGGGCCAGGTCGGCCCAGGACTGCGCGGACGCGGGCAGGCCCAGGCGCAGGTCGGCCCAGCGGGTCCGTACGTTGAGACCGGAGCGGTCGGCCTCCTCGGCGATGTAGGCCAGGATGCGCTCGTCGATGTCGACCACGGTCACCTCGACGCCCGGGTGCAGCATCGCGGTCGCCAGCGAGGTCAGGTCGTGGTCGCCCACGCACAGGAGCCGGGCTCCGTCCAGCCAGAACCGGGCGTCCAGCAGCAGGGCCCTGCGGACCACGGTGTCGGCGGTCGCGGCCACGTGGTCCAGCGCCTGGCGGCCGCGGGGCGCCTTGGCGACGAGCTCCTCCATCCGCGTCACCAGATCGGTGTGATGGGGCAGCAGGTGTGCCACCGGGTCGGCCGGCGGCATCCCGCCTCCCACGAGGCCGACCAGTGGCTCCCGGAGCCGGAAGCGGTCACCTGAGCGCTCCAGCTCGACCTCGCGCAGCAGGGACTCGACGGTCCGCCGCGACGTCGCGCTCTCCCGGACGAGATCGGCCAGAGTCCACCAGCGGCCGTCGCCCAGGAACGCCAGCACCGTCCGCAGCCGCCTGCCGTCCACACCCGCCTGCGCGATGAGCGCCGCAATCGCTTCCATGGGGCCACCCTAGATCCCCCACCTGGAATGTTCTGCCCGGCCGCGTCGTTACACCAAGCAGGTAGATGCGTACCAAATGCTCGCTATATGGACTGAGTAGGCACGTTTCCGGCAGGGTACGGTAATGTCTACACACTACGCAGCAGGGCCAACGTCGTCCCTTTGCTTGTCCAGAGAAGCAAGACGACGGGAGGGATTCAATGCCTGCTGCCCACCTCGGCTTCCCCGAGCCCCAGGGCCTGTACCACCCCTCGCACGAGCACGACGCCTGTGGTGTCGCCATGGTCGCGGACGTGGCCGGACGCCGCAGCCACGACATCGTCGAGAAGGCTCTGACGGCCCTCTGCAATCTCGATCACCGAGGGGCCCAGGGTAGCGAACCGGACACCGGCGACGGAGCCGGAATCCTGACGCAGATCCCTGACTCCTTCTTCCGCGCGGTGACGGCCTTCCCGCTGCCCGCGACGGGCGCCTACGCCGTCGGCATGGCCTTCCTGCCCTCCGACGCCGAGGCCCGCGAGATCGCCGTGCGGATGATCGAGGAGATCGCGGCGGAGGAGGGCCTGACGGTTCTCGGGTGGCGTGACGTGCCTGTCGACCAGACCCTCCCCGGGCCGAGCGCCCGCGCGGTGATGCCGTCCTTCCGGCAGCTCTTCGTGAGCTCCCCGGGTGGCGAGAGCGGCCTGGAACTGGACCGCCTGGCCTTCTGCCTGCGCAAGCGGGCCGAGCACGAGGCGGACGTCTACTTCCCCTCGCTGAGCGCCCGGACGCTCGTCTACAAGGGCATGCTCACCCCGCTGCAGGTCGAGTCGTTCTTCCCCGACCTGAGTGACGAGCGCTACGAGACCGCGATCTCGCTGGTCCACTCGCGCTTCTCCACCAACACCTTCCCGTCGTGGCCGCTGGCGCACCCCTACCGCTATGTCGCCCACAACGGCGAGATCAACACGGTCAAGGGCAACCGCAACTGGATGCGGGCCCGCGAGGCCATGCTGAAGACCGCCGCCCTCCCCGGCGAGCTGTCGCGGCTCTTCCCGATCTGCGACCCGGACGGCTCCGACACCGCCTCCTTCGACGAGACGCTGGAACTGCTCCATCTCGCCGGGCGCAAGCTGCCGCACGCGGTGCTGATGATGATCCCCGAGGCGTGGGAGAACCACACCGAGATGGACCCCGCGCGGCGGGCGTTCTACGAGTTCCACTCCACCCTCCTGGAGGCGTGGGACGGCCCGGCCTCGATCACCTTCTCCGACGGCACCCTGGTCGGCGCGGTCCTCGACCGCAACGGCCTGCGCCCCGGCCGGTTCTGGGTCACCGCCGACGGCCTGGTCGTGCTGGCCTCCGAGGCGGGCGTGCTCGACATCGCCCCTCAGGACGTGGTCCGCAAGGGACGCCTGCAGCCCGGCAAGATGTTCCTGATCGACACCGAGCTCGGCAAGATCATCGAAGACGACGAGATCAAGGCGGAGCTCGCCGCCGAGTTGCCCTACGGCGATTGGCTGCACGCCGGGCTGGTCCGCTTCGAGGAACTGCCCGCCCGCTCGCGCGAGATCCCGACCCACGAGGCGCTGATCAAGCGGCAGCAGACCTTCGGCTACACCGAGGAAGAGCTGCGGATCATCCTGTCGCCGATGGCCAAGGCGGGTGCCGAGCCGATCGGCTCGATGGGCACCGACACCCCGGTCGCGGTGCTCAGCGAGAAGCCCCGGCTCCTGTTCGACTACTTCAGCCAGCTGTTCGCGCAGGTCACCAATCCGCCGCTGGACGCCATCCGCGAGGAACTCGTCACCTCCCTGGCCAGTACGCTCGGCCCCGAGGGCAACCTGCTGGACCCGGGCCCGGCCTCCTGCCGCCAGCTCGTGCTGCCGTATCCGGTGATCGACAACGACGAGCTCGCGAAGATCATCCATATCAACGACGAGGGCGCGCTCCCGGGCTTCCATCCGTATGTCGTCTCCGGCCTGTACGAGGTCGCCGGCGGCGGGGAGGCGCTGCTGCGCCGCATCGAGGAGATCCGCGCCGAGGTCTCGGCCGCGATCGAGGGCGGGGCGCGGATCATCGTGCTCTCCGACCGGGGCTCCTCCGGCGTCCTGGCGCCGATCCCGTCGCTGATGCTCACCGGAGCGGTCCACCACCACCTCATCGCCGAGAAGACCCGCACCCGGGCCGGCCTGGTCATCGAGACCGGCGAGGCCCGCGAGGCCCACCACATGGCGCTCCTCGTCGGCTACGGCGCGGGCGCGGTCAACCCCTACCTCGCCATCGAGACCGTCGAGGACATGGTCGACTCCGGTGCCCTGGGGATCGACAAGCACAAGGCCGTGCGCAACCTCATCAAGGCGTACGGCAAGGGCGTGCTGAAGGTCATGTCCAAGATGGGGGTGTCCACCGTCGCCTCCTACACCGGTGCGCAGATCTTCGAGGCGCTGGGGCTCGGCAAGGACGTCATCGACTCCTGCTTCGCCGGGACGACCTCCCGCCTGGGCGGCGTCGGCTTCGACGTCCTGGCCCAGGAGGTCGCGCTCCGCCACGGCCGGGCCTACCCCCGGGCCGAGAACGCCCACCGCCGCCTGGAGGTCGGCGGGGAGTACCAGTGGCGCCGCGAGGGCGAACCGCACCTGTTCAACCCCGAGACCGTGTTCAAGCTGCAGCACGCCACCCGCTCGCGCCGCTACGAGATCTTCAAGGAGTACACCGGCCTGGTGGACTCCCAGGCCGAGAAGCTGATGACGCTGCGCGGCCTGTTCAAGTTCAGGGACGGCGTCCGCGAGCCGGTCCCGATCGACGAGGTCGAGCCGGTCTCCGAGATCGTCAAACGGTTCTCCACCGGCGCGATGTCCTACGGCTCCATCTCGATGGAGGCGCACGAGACCATCGCGATCGCGATGAACCGGCTGGGCGGCAAGTCCAACACCGGAGAGGGCGGAGAGGACCCCGAGCGGCTCCACGACCCCGCCCGCCGTTCGGCCATCAAGCAGGTGGCCTCGGGCCGGTTCGGCGTGACCTCGGAGTATCTGGTCAACGCCGACGACATCCAGATCAAGATGGCGCAGGGCGCCAAGCCCGGCGAGGGCGGCCAGCTTCCCGGCCACAAGGTCTACCCGTGGATCGCCAAGACCCGGCACTCCACCCCGGGCGTCGGCCTCATCTCGCCGCCGCCGCACCACGACATCTACTCCATCGAGGACCTCGCCCAGCTCATCCACGACCTGAAGAACGCCAACCCGGTCGCCCGCGTGCACGTCAAGCTCGTGGCCGAGGTCGGCGTCGGCACGGTCGCGGCGGGCGTGTCCAAGGCTCACGCGGACGTCGTGCTCATCTCCGGTCACGACGGAGGCACCGGTGCCTCCCCACTGACCTCGCTGAAGCACGCGGGCGCCCCCTGGGAGCTCGGCCTGGCCGAGACCCAGCAGACGCTGCTGCTCAACGGCCTGCGCGACCGGATCGTCGTGCAGGTGGACGGCCAGCTCAAGACCGGCCGCGACGTGGTCGTCGCCGCGCTGCTCGGCGCCGAGGAGTACGGTTTCGCCACCGCCCCGCTGATCGTCTCGGGCTGCGTGATGATGCGCGTCTGCCACCTGGACACCTGCCCGGTCGGCGTCGCCACCCAGAACCCCGAGCTGCGCAAGCGCTTCACCGGCAAGCCCGAGTTCGTGGTCAACTTCTTCGAGTTCATCGCCGAGGAGATCCGCGAATACCTCGCCGCACTGGGCTTCCGCAGCCTGGACGAGGCCATCGGCCACGCCGAGCTGCTGGACACCACCCCGGCCGAGCACCACTGGAAGGCCGCGGGCCTGGACCTGGCGCCGATCCTGCACCAGCCGGAGCTGCCCGAGAGTGCCGCGCTCCGCCGTACGCAGGGGCAGGACCACGGGCTGGAGGCGGCGCTGGACCACACGCTGATCCAGCTCGCCGAGGGAGCGCTCAAGGACGGCCGGCGGGTCACCCTGGAGCTGCCCATCCGCAACGTCAACCGCACGGTCGGCACCATGCTCGGCCACGAGGTGACCAAGCGGTACGGCGGAGCCGGGCTCCCCGACGACACCATCGAGGTCCGGTTCACCGGCTCGGCGGGCAACTCCTTCGGCGCCTTCGTGCCCAAGGGCGTCACGCTGCGCCTGACCGGCGACGCCAACGACTACCTCGGCAAGGGCCTGTCGGGCGGCCGGATCACTCTCCAGCCGCACGACGAGGCCCCGCTGGAGGGGAACATCATCGCCGGGAACGTCGGCCTGTACGGCGCGACCTCCGGTGAGGCGTTCGTCCGCGGCGTCATGGGGGAGCGGTTCTGCGTCCGCAACTCCGGCGCCACCGCGGTCGTCGAGGGCGTCGGCGACCACGGCTGCGAATACATGACGGGCGGCAGGGTGGTCGTCCTGGGCCCGACCGGCCGCAACTTCGCGGCGGGCATGTCCGGCGGCGTCGCCTACCTGCTCGACCTCAACCCCGACCGCGTCAACCGCGAGATGGTGGAGATCGAGACGCTGGACGCGGCCGAGTCCGAGACGCTGCGGGAGATCGTCGAGGCGCACCTGACGGAGACCGGCTCCACGGTCGCCAAGGCACTCCTCACCGACTGGGATCCGGCCCGGTTCAGCAAGATCATGCCGGTGGACTACAAGCGGGTCCTGCGGGCCGCCGAGGCCGCGCGCATCGAGGGCCGAGACGTCGACGAGGCGGTCATGACCGCTGCGGTTCAGGGATAAGGGGGGCATACCGATGGCTGACCCGAAGGGTTTCCTCACTCACG harbors:
- the gltB gene encoding glutamate synthase large subunit, with the protein product MPAAHLGFPEPQGLYHPSHEHDACGVAMVADVAGRRSHDIVEKALTALCNLDHRGAQGSEPDTGDGAGILTQIPDSFFRAVTAFPLPATGAYAVGMAFLPSDAEAREIAVRMIEEIAAEEGLTVLGWRDVPVDQTLPGPSARAVMPSFRQLFVSSPGGESGLELDRLAFCLRKRAEHEADVYFPSLSARTLVYKGMLTPLQVESFFPDLSDERYETAISLVHSRFSTNTFPSWPLAHPYRYVAHNGEINTVKGNRNWMRAREAMLKTAALPGELSRLFPICDPDGSDTASFDETLELLHLAGRKLPHAVLMMIPEAWENHTEMDPARRAFYEFHSTLLEAWDGPASITFSDGTLVGAVLDRNGLRPGRFWVTADGLVVLASEAGVLDIAPQDVVRKGRLQPGKMFLIDTELGKIIEDDEIKAELAAELPYGDWLHAGLVRFEELPARSREIPTHEALIKRQQTFGYTEEELRIILSPMAKAGAEPIGSMGTDTPVAVLSEKPRLLFDYFSQLFAQVTNPPLDAIREELVTSLASTLGPEGNLLDPGPASCRQLVLPYPVIDNDELAKIIHINDEGALPGFHPYVVSGLYEVAGGGEALLRRIEEIRAEVSAAIEGGARIIVLSDRGSSGVLAPIPSLMLTGAVHHHLIAEKTRTRAGLVIETGEAREAHHMALLVGYGAGAVNPYLAIETVEDMVDSGALGIDKHKAVRNLIKAYGKGVLKVMSKMGVSTVASYTGAQIFEALGLGKDVIDSCFAGTTSRLGGVGFDVLAQEVALRHGRAYPRAENAHRRLEVGGEYQWRREGEPHLFNPETVFKLQHATRSRRYEIFKEYTGLVDSQAEKLMTLRGLFKFRDGVREPVPIDEVEPVSEIVKRFSTGAMSYGSISMEAHETIAIAMNRLGGKSNTGEGGEDPERLHDPARRSAIKQVASGRFGVTSEYLVNADDIQIKMAQGAKPGEGGQLPGHKVYPWIAKTRHSTPGVGLISPPPHHDIYSIEDLAQLIHDLKNANPVARVHVKLVAEVGVGTVAAGVSKAHADVVLISGHDGGTGASPLTSLKHAGAPWELGLAETQQTLLLNGLRDRIVVQVDGQLKTGRDVVVAALLGAEEYGFATAPLIVSGCVMMRVCHLDTCPVGVATQNPELRKRFTGKPEFVVNFFEFIAEEIREYLAALGFRSLDEAIGHAELLDTTPAEHHWKAAGLDLAPILHQPELPESAALRRTQGQDHGLEAALDHTLIQLAEGALKDGRRVTLELPIRNVNRTVGTMLGHEVTKRYGGAGLPDDTIEVRFTGSAGNSFGAFVPKGVTLRLTGDANDYLGKGLSGGRITLQPHDEAPLEGNIIAGNVGLYGATSGEAFVRGVMGERFCVRNSGATAVVEGVGDHGCEYMTGGRVVVLGPTGRNFAAGMSGGVAYLLDLNPDRVNREMVEIETLDAAESETLREIVEAHLTETGSTVAKALLTDWDPARFSKIMPVDYKRVLRAAEAARIEGRDVDEAVMTAAVQG